A stretch of DNA from Halobacillus litoralis:
CTACGATGGGAAATATCATGATTCTATAGTAATGAGTATCCTGAAACGGGAATTTCATGAGTCTCCATGAGGGATTTCATTTACAGATTCTTATTGAGATTTGGTGAGACATAGGAATTCCTTGAGCCTAAGGGGCGAGGTTAACTTGTCTATATTCTGATGAGGAATTGACTTAGTACATACATAAGAAGTAATAGGCCGATTCCGATTGCGCTATATCCCAAACGTTTACGTTCCGACATCTTTTCCCCTTTGATCGCTTTCCAATCAGGATAAAAAAAGCCGATCACCCGGCTGCCTATGATACCGATCGTGATTAAAACAACAGCAAGAACTTCCATAAGAATGGCTCCTTTTTACCATACTAGTTTCCTTCTAGTTGCTAAGTAAAACAAAAAGGAGAGTCGTATGATCATCAGATATAATTGAAAAAGGAGATGGGAAGAGTGGATGCCAAGATTCGTGAAGTAGCAGAAGAAGAAGAAGGCTTTTCAGGATCTGTTGTCGTTGAAAAAGGAGAAGAAGTGGTCTATTCCAAAGGTTTTGGTTACAGAAACGTTGCCGAAAAGCTTCCTAACCAAAAGGATACCAGGTTCGGAATAGCTTCAGGTAGCAAGTTGTTCACAGCGGTAACCATCGCTCAGCTCGTTGAACAGAATCATTTCGCATACGATACACCTGTCCATCAGTTGTTGCAACAAAAGCTTTCTTGTATCGATGAACGCGTAACCATTCATCATTTGTTGACCCACACGTCAGGGATTCCTGACTATTTTGATGAAGCGGTGATGGACGACTTTTCGGAACTTTGGGAAGAGACACCGATGTATAAGATGGAGACACTGGATGATTTCGTACCGATGTTCAGAGATAAAGAGAAGATGTTCAACCCTGGAGAAAGATTTCACTACAATAATGCAGGGTTCATCGTTTTAGGTTTAGTCATTGAAGCAGTCGCAAACAAGCCTTTTACAACCTATGTCTCAGAAAACATCTTCAAAGCTGCAGGCATGCAAAGGTCTGGTTATTACCGTTTGGATCAGCTGCCGGAAAACACCGCGTTCGGGTATATAGAAAAGGAAGGTTCTTTAAAGACGAATGTGTACTCTATTCCGGTCGTCGGTGGGGCAGATGGTGGTGTTTTCGTAACCGCTCCGGATATGATTGGTTTTTGGGATGCGTTGTTGAGTGGAAAGCTTGTGGGTGAAAGACATATAGAGCGTTTGTTAACGAAACACGTAAAAGTCAAAGACGGTATTTCATACGGGTATGGCGTTTGGCTCGATGATATGGACGGAGAGACGGTTTATCATGCCATGGGGTATGACCCAGGTGTCAGTTTCCATTCATGCGTGTATCCGAAAGGTCATTGGAAAATAACGGTTCTTTCCAATAATGGTTCAGGAGCTTTTTCAATCGTGAAAGCGTTCGAGGAACTGTTCATAAAATAAATAAAGTGGAGGGGAACCCTCCACTTTATTCTGTATTGAAGTTTTGAGTACCGAAGTCTGTGATTTCGGTACTCACTTCCACCTTGAAGGTCATGTCCGGAAATATCTCACCCCAGTCTTTTTCATGTTTCTCCCAATACTCTGGTTCGTGAATTTGCACCCAATTGGATACATTAAGAAAATCAATACGGTATTCCTGTTGGGCGAGCTTCAGCACTTGTTCCACTTTTCCTTGGGTGACTTTGTTGGAAGCATCCTCAATTCCTTTTTTCCATCCTTTTCTATAGACGTCTCTTCCCGTCCCCCAGTCTTCCGCTAATGTGGTAGATGTTGCGATTTTAATCGTCATCTCCAGTTGCTCTCCGGTCACTTTGGTCTTGAATTTTGTATTCGAACCTTTGATTTCTAAAATGATCGGTCCATCATCCACCTTTTCTTCATCCAGGTAGATAAAACCGCCTTGCACCGTATTGTGTATATATCGGACGCCTTCCATATCCTCGACATCGATCCAGCCTACATAATTCGAACTCTCCGCATCAATGATTCCTGCACCAGAGGATTTGATTTTCCCCTCGTTTAACGTAATTCCAGGAATCAAAAAACTTTTATTTTCAGATATCAGTTGCGACAGATCACCGATGGATAAGTTCGTCGGGTTTTGATTGTTTTTTTGGAAGTTTTCACTAAGGGATTTGATCTGTATAGACGGAAAAAGTTCCTTTGCAGGCTCCGTATTTAGTATATCGAGGACGGGGTCCTTCGTTAGAAAAACAGGCGTCGTCCTTCTGAACTCATGATCTCGAATGAATAGGTCAATTACCTGGTCGGCGCGTTCTTTTTGAAACAAGGCCGTAGAAGCAAGGATGGACTTCAGGTGAGTGTAATTGGGCGGTCGGTTACTTTCCAACGAGTTGTTTCGGATGATCTCAAAAAAAGTCTTTCCTGATTGTGAAATGTTTTGATAAGGAGCGCTGTGCTGCTGGGCGCTGCTTTGCTGGGTCGGTATTCTTGCGGGAACTACATACTGATTAATCATCGTCAGTTCATCCTTTTCTTCATTGACATCCAGACCCATGCCTGTGACTATTCCGACATCTTCGATTTCTTTAATGTCCCAACATCCGGTCAACAAAAAAAGCATCAACAAGCCTGTGAAAATGATTTTACGTGGCATACGTGTTCCCCCTGATCAAGGATACAATCAAAAGAAGCGCGGGCAAAACGACGATGGCTGCAACGGATATCAACTGGATTTGGGTCGAGTAGTGGAAGACTTCCGTCAGGCCTTCAGGGTATAGAGTCAATGCCACGATCAATGCCCCAGCGACCGGTAGGAACCACTCGCTTGGTGTGAACATATTTTTCAATCCCAATGTCAAAGCATACATATAAGCGGTGAAGGATGTGTAGGCCGTCGTCAACCATCCAAAGAGAAAGATCAACTCAAACCGCTCGAAAAAGAAGCCTTGAAATTCGATGCTTTTTGCCATTTCGATCGTCGGAAAAGTGATTTCTTTCAACTCTTCTACTCCAAGTACTCCAATTGAAATGATATGGAAAACAACATAAATAAGGGCGGTCAAGCCGATACTCGTCCACATCGTAATCAGTAATTGTTTGGCTTTTTTCTTTTTGATCAATTTGGAAAAGATCAGTAAAAGCTCCAT
This window harbors:
- a CDS encoding serine hydrolase domain-containing protein, coding for MDAKIREVAEEEEGFSGSVVVEKGEEVVYSKGFGYRNVAEKLPNQKDTRFGIASGSKLFTAVTIAQLVEQNHFAYDTPVHQLLQQKLSCIDERVTIHHLLTHTSGIPDYFDEAVMDDFSELWEETPMYKMETLDDFVPMFRDKEKMFNPGERFHYNNAGFIVLGLVIEAVANKPFTTYVSENIFKAAGMQRSGYYRLDQLPENTAFGYIEKEGSLKTNVYSIPVVGGADGGVFVTAPDMIGFWDALLSGKLVGERHIERLLTKHVKVKDGISYGYGVWLDDMDGETVYHAMGYDPGVSFHSCVYPKGHWKITVLSNNGSGAFSIVKAFEELFIK
- a CDS encoding Ger(x)C family spore germination protein, which encodes MPRKIIFTGLLMLFLLTGCWDIKEIEDVGIVTGMGLDVNEEKDELTMINQYVVPARIPTQQSSAQQHSAPYQNISQSGKTFFEIIRNNSLESNRPPNYTHLKSILASTALFQKERADQVIDLFIRDHEFRRTTPVFLTKDPVLDILNTEPAKELFPSIQIKSLSENFQKNNQNPTNLSIGDLSQLISENKSFLIPGITLNEGKIKSSGAGIIDAESSNYVGWIDVEDMEGVRYIHNTVQGGFIYLDEEKVDDGPIILEIKGSNTKFKTKVTGEQLEMTIKIATSTTLAEDWGTGRDVYRKGWKKGIEDASNKVTQGKVEQVLKLAQQEYRIDFLNVSNWVQIHEPEYWEKHEKDWGEIFPDMTFKVEVSTEITDFGTQNFNTE